The DNA region CGCCGGGCTCGACGTCTTCCACGACGAGCCCGTGAAGCCGGGCGACCCGATCCTCGCGCTCGCCAACGTGGTGCTCACGCCGCACAACGCCGGGCAGACGCCCGAGGTGATCCGCGACGGCCTCCTGCGCGCGGTCGAGAACGTCGAGAACTTCCTCGCGGGGCGGCCGACCGACGTCGTGGTGGCGCCGGTCACGCCCGCCCGGTGAGGGCGCGATGGCGGTGACGGCGCTCGAGATCGCGCGGCGCTCCCCGGTCCTCGACGGGCGCCCGTGGGGCGCGGCCGGCGCCTACGAGAAGCTCGCCGGCAGCCTGCACCTGACGCTCGACCCCGCGAGCCCGGCGAACGCGGCGATCACCGACCTCGCGCTGGCGCCGCGCAACGCGCGCGGGCTCGTCGAGGCCGCCGCCGACTTCTACCTGCTGCGGCCCGTGGACCCGGCGCGCGGCAACCGCCGGCTCCTCCTCGACGTGCCGAACCGCGGCCGGAAGGTCGCGCTCGGCATGTTCAACAGCACGCCGCGCGTCCCCGACCCGACGACACCGGAGGACTTCGGCAACGGCTTCCTCCTGCGCCGGGGCTTCACCGTCGCGTGGGTCGGCTGGCAGCACGACGTCCCGCGCCGCGACGGGCTCATGGCCCTCACGGTCCCGGCGGCGCGCGGCGCGGGCGGACCCGTCGCCGGGCTCGCGCGCTGCGAGTGGAGGCCCAACGCCCGCGCCGACACGCTACCGCTGGCCGACCGCTACCACATCCCGCACCCGGCCGCCGACCTCGACGACCCCGCGGCGCGGCTGACCGTGCGCGCGACCGTGGCGGCGCCGGCGGTGGCGGTCGCGCGCGGCGCGTGGCGCTTCCAGGACGCGTCGCACGTCACGCTCGTGAGCGGCTTCGAGCCTGGCAGGATCTACGAGCTCGTGTATCGCGCGAAGAACCCGCCGCTCGTCGGGCTCGGCCTCACCGCGGTGCGCGACGCCGCGGCGTGGCTCAGAACGGCGTCGGCGTCCGAGGGCAATCCCTGCGCGGGCGCGCTCGAGCGCGTCTACGTCTTCGGCGTCTCGCAGAGCGGACGGTTCCTCCGCCACCTCCTCTGGCTCGGGCTCAACGAGGACGAGGCGGGGCGCCGCGTGTTCGACGCCGTGATCCCGCACGTCGCCGGCGCGCGCCGGGGCGAGTTCAACCACCGCTTCGGCCAGCCCTCGCTCAACGCGACGCTCGCCGTCGGGAGCCTGTTCCCGTTCACGGACACGATCGAGACCGATCCGGTGACCGGCCAGCGCGGCGGGCTGCTCCGCCGCCTCGAGGCGCGCGGCGCCGTGCCCAAGATCGTCACGCTCAACACGTCGGCCGAGTACTGGCGGGGCGACGCCTCGCTCGTCCACACCGACGTCGAGGGCACGCGCGACGTGGAGCCGCACCCGGCGGCGCGGATCTATCTCCTCGCGGGCACCCAGCACACGCCGGGCGCGCTGCCGCCGCCCGACGCGGACCCGAACACCGGGGGCCGCGGGCTCCACACGTTCAACGTCGTGGACTACGCGCCGCTCCTGCGCGCGGCGCTCGTGAACCTCGACCGGTGGGTGAGCGAAGGCGTCGAGCCGCCGCCGAGCGCGGTGCCGCGCGTCGCCGAGGACACGGCGGTTCCCGCCGAGGCGACGGCGGCGATCTTCCGGAAGATCCCGCGCGTCGGGTTCCCGGACACCATCCCGCGCCCGGCGCGTCTCGACTTCGGCCCCGAGCTCGCGCGCGGCGTCGCGGGCGAGCTTCCGCCGAAGGTGGGCGCGCCGTTCGTCACGTTCGTCTCAGCGGTAGACGGCGACGGCAACGAGGTCGCGGGCATCAGGCCCGTCGAGCTCCTGGCGCCGCTCGCGACCTTCACCGGCTGGAACCCGCGCCACCCCGAGCAGGGCGCGCCGGGCGACCTCATGAGCATGCTGGGCTCGACGCTTCCGTTCGTGCGCACGCGCGCGCAACGGGAGGCGAGCGGCGACCCGCGGCGCTCGATCGAGGAGCGCTACCCCTCGCGCGCGGCGTACCTCGAGGCGGCGCGTGCCGCGGCCACGGCGCTCGTGTCGTCGCGCCACATGCTCGCCGAGGACGTGGAAGCGGCCGTGGAGCGCGGCGGGCGGTTGTGGGACTGGATCACTTCCGCTTGAACCACTCGTAGATCTCCTCGCCGGTCGTGAGCCACACGCCCTTGTGCTTCCGGATGTAGTCGTACGCCGCCTCGAAGTACCTGATCCGGTGCGGCACGCCGTGGATGTAGGGATGCACGGCGATCGCCATGACCCGCCCGCTCCGGGCGCCCTCAGCGTAGAGCCGGTCGAACTGGTCCTTGACGCGCTGGTACCAGTGGGCCGACTCGTGATGCTGGATGACCATCGTCGGGATGTCGTTCAGCTCGAGCGTGTAGGGCACCGAGACGAGTGGGCCCGCCGTCGTCCGGATCTCGTAGGGCTGGTCGTCGTTGACCCAGTCCGAGACGTACTCGATCCCCTCCTCGGCCAGGATATCGAGCGTCTCCCAGGTTTCGGAGAGACCCGGCCCGAGCCATCCTTTCGGCTTCTTTCCGGTGAAGTCCCGGAGGATCTGAATGGCGTCTCGAATCGCCGCGCGCTGGTCGGGGAGCAGGTGCA from Candidatus Methylomirabilota bacterium includes:
- a CDS encoding alpha/beta hydrolase domain-containing protein — protein: MAVTALEIARRSPVLDGRPWGAAGAYEKLAGSLHLTLDPASPANAAITDLALAPRNARGLVEAAADFYLLRPVDPARGNRRLLLDVPNRGRKVALGMFNSTPRVPDPTTPEDFGNGFLLRRGFTVAWVGWQHDVPRRDGLMALTVPAARGAGGPVAGLARCEWRPNARADTLPLADRYHIPHPAADLDDPAARLTVRATVAAPAVAVARGAWRFQDASHVTLVSGFEPGRIYELVYRAKNPPLVGLGLTAVRDAAAWLRTASASEGNPCAGALERVYVFGVSQSGRFLRHLLWLGLNEDEAGRRVFDAVIPHVAGARRGEFNHRFGQPSLNATLAVGSLFPFTDTIETDPVTGQRGGLLRRLEARGAVPKIVTLNTSAEYWRGDASLVHTDVEGTRDVEPHPAARIYLLAGTQHTPGALPPPDADPNTGGRGLHTFNVVDYAPLLRAALVNLDRWVSEGVEPPPSAVPRVAEDTAVPAEATAAIFRKIPRVGFPDTIPRPARLDFGPELARGVAGELPPKVGAPFVTFVSAVDGDGNEVAGIRPVELLAPLATFTGWNPRHPEQGAPGDLMSMLGSTLPFVRTRAQREASGDPRRSIEERYPSRAAYLEAARAAATALVSSRHMLAEDVEAAVERGGRLWDWITSA
- a CDS encoding polysaccharide deacetylase family protein, whose amino-acid sequence is MRLPSERFDYSPISARRPWKLPKGARLAVWTIVNIEEWDIEKPMARQYLTAPQGVQTVPDVPNWAWHDYGMRVGFWRMLEALGKRKIRATTAINANVCRSYEPVARAMLDAGWEFVGHGVRQGAMHLLPDQRAAIRDAIQILRDFTGKKPKGWLGPGLSETWETLDILAEEGIEYVSDWVNDDQPYEIRTTAGPLVSVPYTLELNDIPTMVIQHHESAHWYQRVKDQFDRLYAEGARSGRVMAIAVHPYIHGVPHRIRYFEAAYDYIRKHKGVWLTTGEEIYEWFKRK